Genomic segment of Xanthobacter dioxanivorans:
CTCCGCGCGCCTTCCTCTCCCGCCGCCCGCGCGCCCGCCTGCCAGCCCTCCGCGAGGACGGCGGGAAGATCATAGGCGCCGTTGCACGCGCCTGCCGATCGCGCCCGCTGGGCTGCCGCGCCGGGGACGAAGGCGTCGATGTCCGGCCGGAAGTCGAGCTGGCCGCGGGACTGGGAGTGGAGGTGGACGGCGGGCGTCCAGCCGCCCGACAGGCCGACCGCGTCGCAGGCCAGCGTGCGGCGCTGCCCCACGGTCCCGGAGGCGCTCACCGGGGCGACAAGAAGGCCCCTCACCCGGCTGCGGCCGAGGGAGCCGACCACCGTGTGCCCGGTCAGCACCTCGATGCCCTCGCCGCGGACCCGGGCGAGCTCCGGCCCGCAGGCGGCTTCCGGCCGCGTGTCCACCACCGTCACCGCAAGGCCCGCGGTCCGTGCCTCCACGGCGGCCTGATAGGCCGATGCCCCGTTGGTCGCGAAGACGAGGGACCGCCCGACCGCGACCGCGTAGCGCTGGAGGTAGACGCGGATGCTCTCCGCCAGCAGGATGCCGGGCCGGTCGTTGCCGGCGAAGGCGAGGGGCCGTTCGTGGGCGCCGGTGGCGAGCACCACCTCGCGGGCGCGCACCTGCCACAGCCGTTCGCGCGGCAGGCCCGCCGGGGCGGAGGCGAGATGGTCGGAGAGCCGTTCCGCCAGCGCCACATGATTGTGGTTGTAATAGCCGAAGGCCGTGGTCCGCGGCAGCACGGTGACCGTGTCCCGGCGCTCAAGCTCGGCGACCGCCTGGTCGCGCCACGCGATGGCGCGCTTGCCCTCGATGGTCGAGGCGGCATCGTGGAGCAGGGTCCCGCCCGGCTCCGGCTGCTCGTCGGCGAGGATCACCCGCCGTCCGTGCTCCGAGGCGGCCAGCGCGGCGGCCAGGCCCGCGGGACCGGCCCCCACCACCAGCACGTCGCAATGGGCATGGCGATGCGCGTAACGCTCGGCGTCCGCCGCATGCGGCGCGACCCCGAGCCCCGCGGCGGCGCGGATCAATGGCTCATAGACCCTGTGCCAGAAGCTTCGGGGCCATTTGAAGGTCTTGTAGTAGAAGCCGGCGACGAGGATCGGGGCGAGAAGATCGTTCACCGCGCCGACATCGTATTCCAGCGTCGGCCAATGGTTCTGCGAGCGCGCGACGAGGCCGGCGCAGGCTTCCACCATGGTGGCGCGATTGTTCGGATCGCGCCGGCCGGCGCCGCGATCCAGGTCGAGCAGCGCATTGGGCTCGTCGGAACCGTGGGTGAGGATGCCGCGCGGGCGGTGGTATTTGAACGAGCGGCCCACCAGATGGATGCCGTTCGCCAGCAGGGCGGACGCCACCGTGTCGCCGGCAAGGCCGGCGACACGCTGTCCATTGAAGGTGAAGCCAAGGGGCTGCGTGCGGTCGACGCGCCCGCCCGTGGGCAGGCGGAAGGGCTGCGGATCGGCCATCATGCGCCTCCCGCGGGCCGCGGCGTCCCCATGGGGTAGCTCGCCGTGAAGGCATCGCTCGCGGTGTCGCGCCGCGCATTGAACCAGCGGCCGCACCCGTGCGCGTGCAGCCAGCGCTCCGCGTGGGGCCCCTTCGGATTGGTGCGGGAATAGAGGAAGTCCGCCCAGGCCGCGTCGTCGCAGGCGTCGGGATGCGCCGGCCGGGCGATATGGGCTTCGCCGCCGCAGCGGAACTCGATTTCCGGCCGGGCGCCGCAATAGGGGCAATGGAGGAGGAGCATGGCGGGACTCAGTGAGCGACCGCCGCCGCGGCCGCTTCGTCGATGAGGCGGCCGGTGCGGAAACGGTCCAGGGTGAAGGGCGCGCTGATGGGGTGGGCGGCATCGGTGGCGAGCAGGTGGGCGAACAGGTCGGCCGAGCCCGGCGTCGCCTTGAAGCCCCCCGTTCCCCAGCCGCAATTGACGTAAAGCCCCTCCACCGATGTCCGGTCGATGATCGGCGAACGGTCGGGCGTGACATCGACGATGCCGCCCCAGGCGCGCATCATCTTCATGCGCCGGAACTGCGGGAACAG
This window contains:
- a CDS encoding sarcosine oxidase subunit delta yields the protein MLLLHCPYCGARPEIEFRCGGEAHIARPAHPDACDDAAWADFLYSRTNPKGPHAERWLHAHGCGRWFNARRDTASDAFTASYPMGTPRPAGGA